The following proteins are encoded in a genomic region of Thermodesulfobacteriota bacterium:
- the moeB gene encoding molybdopterin-synthase adenylyltransferase MoeB: MALTNQQISRYSRHLIMPEVGVKGQEKLASSSVLCIGAGGLGSPLALYLAAAGVGRLGIVDFDVVDFSNLQRQILHSEAKVGKLKVESAKERVHEINSEIQIDTYNTRLTSENALDIIKKYDIVVDGTDNFATRYLVNDSCVLLGKPNVYGSIFRFEGQVSVFDAMRGPCYRCLYPEPPPPGMVPSCAEGGVLGILPGIIGTMQAAEAIKLILGTGNPLIGKLLFLDVMEMKIRELKLRKDPNCPICGENATIKGLIDYEEFCGLGRGEEGITGEDLEITVDEFHELLENGKDIVILDVREPGEYEICRLEGSKLIPLNELHSRVNELDTADEIVVHCHHGVRSLRATTFLRNLGFKKVKSLKGGIDEWAINYDPL, from the coding sequence ATGGCTCTTACAAACCAGCAAATCAGTCGCTATAGCAGACATCTGATAATGCCCGAGGTCGGGGTTAAAGGACAGGAAAAGCTTGCCTCTTCCAGCGTGCTCTGTATAGGCGCAGGGGGGCTCGGGTCCCCTCTAGCGCTCTACCTGGCGGCGGCGGGCGTAGGACGCCTGGGCATAGTGGATTTTGACGTAGTCGATTTCAGTAACCTCCAGAGACAGATACTTCACAGCGAGGCCAAGGTTGGAAAGCTCAAAGTAGAATCGGCAAAGGAACGGGTTCATGAAATCAACTCGGAAATACAAATTGATACCTACAATACCAGGCTGACATCGGAAAACGCCCTCGACATAATTAAAAAATACGATATTGTGGTGGATGGCACCGATAATTTTGCCACACGCTATTTAGTTAATGACTCCTGCGTGCTCCTCGGAAAACCCAACGTGTACGGAAGTATTTTCCGATTCGAGGGGCAGGTAAGCGTGTTCGACGCCATGAGAGGACCGTGCTATCGCTGCCTCTATCCGGAACCCCCACCTCCGGGAATGGTCCCGAGCTGTGCCGAAGGAGGGGTTTTGGGAATACTTCCGGGAATAATCGGCACCATGCAGGCCGCAGAAGCGATAAAGCTGATCCTGGGAACGGGCAACCCGCTCATTGGAAAACTGCTATTCCTCGACGTGATGGAGATGAAGATAAGGGAATTGAAACTCCGAAAAGACCCCAATTGCCCCATCTGCGGAGAAAATGCTACGATCAAAGGACTTATAGACTATGAGGAATTCTGCGGGCTTGGCCGCGGCGAAGAGGGTATCACCGGAGAGGACCTGGAAATAACGGTAGACGAATTTCACGAACTTCTAGAGAATGGAAAAGACATAGTTATTCTTGACGTCAGAGAACCGGGCGAGTACGAAATCTGCCGCCTGGAAGGCTCTAAACTGATCCCCCTTAACGAGCTTCACTCCAGGGTAAACGAACTGGACACGGCGGATGAGATAGTCGTACACTGCCATCACGGCGTAAGAAGCCTGAGAGCAACCACATTCTTAAGAAACCTTGGATTCAAAAAGGTGAAAAGCCTTAAAGGCGGAATAGACGAGTGGGCCATCAACTACGACCCGCT